GTGTTAAAGACCGAATTGGAGTAGCACTAATTGAACACGGGGAAGAAATAGGGGCCATAAAACCGGATTCAGTTTTAATTGAACCTACCAGTGGGAACACTGGAATTGCCCTGGCATTTGTAGCTGCAGCAAGGGGGTACCGATTAATACTCACCATTCCCGACACCATGTCCATTGAAAGAAGAAAACTTCTGGCCACCTTCGGTGCGGAAATAGTCTTAACACCAGGAGCAGATGGAATGCCTGGTGCAGTGGCCAAAGCTGAAGAACTGGCCGCAAAAATACCAAACTCTGTACTACCACAACAATTTAAAAACCCTGCAAACCCCAAAATCCACCGGGAAACCACTGCTCAGGAAATCTGGAGAGACACCGATGGAAAAGTGGATATCGTTGTGGGAGGAGTAGGTACTGGTGGAACCATCACCGGCCTCGCACAAGCTTTAAAGGAAAAGAAACCTGAAATCAAAGCAGTTGCAGTAGAACCCGCAACATCTCCCGTCTTATCTACGGGAGTAAAGGGACCCCATAAAATACAGGGAATTGGTGCTGGATTTGTTCCAGAAGTATACCAGGCAGACCTTATTGATGAAGTCATTCCCATTAAAGATGAAGACGCCGGAGCTTATCTTTTAAAACTGGCCAGAGAAGAAGGAATTCTGGCAGGTATTTCATCAGGAGCAGCCACCCGTGCAGCAGTAGAACTTGCCCAGCGTGAAGAAAACAAAGGCAAACAAATAGTGGTTATACTCCCTGACACCGGTGAACGGTACCTGAGTGTTGGATGGGTTTTTGAAGAGATTTACAAAAACTACGAAGACACAATCCCCCAAATATAAAATAAAAAATAGTAGAAGAATTAAAAATAATCCATTCAATGCCATTATCCCGCGTTGAATGTCGTTTTTATATTTTTCTTTAAAATAAACCTGATTTAGAATTGAACTTACAGGAGGAAAAAATAAAATGTTTGAAAGGATAAGAGAAGATCTGGAAATGGTACGTATGCGGGACCCTGCCGCACGAAGCACTCTGGAAATATTCTTTTGCTATCCTGGTTTACATGCCATCTGGCTCCATAGATTGGCCAGCTGGTTCTGGAACCATAAACTATTATTTTTAGGCAGATTAACCTCAACTATCAACCGCCTGTTAACCGGGATCGAAATACACCCCGGTGCCACCATTGGCAAAAGAGTGTTTATAGATCACGGGATGGGGGTGGTTATTGGTGAAACCGCAGAAGTGGGAGAAGATGTGCTGATTTACCAGGGAGTCGTCCTGGGCGGTACCAGCCTGGAGAAGACAAAAAGACATCCCACCATTGGAAATGGTGTGGTCATAGGCTCTGGGGCCAAGATCATCGGTAACATCAAAATTGGGGATGCATCCAAAATCGGTGCAGGATCAGTTGTCCTGAAACCAGTTCCCACTGGTTCAACCTGCGTTGGCATACCAGGAAGGGTGGTTCAGGAGGAACGTAAATGTGCCATTGATTTAGATCATGGCGAATTACCAGATCCAGTAGCAGAAGTTATTACATTACTTTTAAAACGGCAGGATGAAATGGAAAGTCAGATCAAAGAACTGGGAATTACATCCACAGTGATGAAAGCTAACGGCCTGTTAACACAAAAAACTGAGATGGAAGAAATTTTCTCAGAAGGTGCAGGAATATAAAAAGAAGCTTTAATGAATTTTATTACATTTACCATGAGTCCTACTAAAACCAGTATAATTCTCATTAATACATACATTTAAAACATTATATCTAAAAATAAAATATGAATTATGAAAATTAAGCGAAACTCTTAAACTCATAAATAAGTATTAAAAAATCTTTAAAAAAGATTTTAGCTGAAAAACGGATTTAATAATCAAATAAATGATAATAAAAGAATATATTAAAATAAAGGGGAATTAGTGATTAAAATGAGACCTCCATGTGAAATAGTAGTGTGGTACGTTATCCCCACCATAAGATCTGAACTGGCCAAGGAACTCCTGAATCTAGGCATGAAACAGAAGGAGATTTCTGAACTTCTTGACATAACTCAACCCGCAGTTTCTCAGTACATCAGTGATAAAAGAGGCCATGGTTTAAAGTTCAATGATGAAACCCAGAACCTCATCCGAGAATTTGCTGAGGGATTGGTGGAAGGAAAACATACTCAGAGGGATATAATACCACACGTTTGTCAGATATGTAAAAAAGTGAAGACTGATGAGATTCTCTGTCAGTTACACAAAGAAAAAGGAAAAATGCCCACGGATTGTGACGCCTGTATGTCATCTCACCTAGTTGAATAAAAACCGTACACCACTACAGCCATAGTCATGGATTTTTTTTGTTAATTTTTCCTTAAACTTCATAAAAAGTAATTGAACCTAAAAGATTATGAACTGATTTTAAGTTTTTTAATCTCAGATGATTATATTTCATAAAAAAGATATTTAATTTTGAATTAATTGAAATAAAATCAGTGATTAATTGACAGAATCTGAAACCAAACATACACAGTGAGTAATTTGATAATTTAACTAAATTATTCAGTAAATTAATTGATATTTCATGTGTCCCAATTAACATATCATAAAAAATTTATATAATTAATATCCAGTTTCAAATTCAAAGGAATATCAGAATATGTGTGCTATAGCCGGTATTTTTGGAGAAAATATCAACTCTCAATTGTTACAGATGTTGATTTCCATGAAACACAGGGGTCCTGATGCATCAGGAGTTTTTGTAGATGGAACAATAGCCTACGGAGATACTGATCATCAGAAATTACCAGAAGGAAACTTCGGACTGGGCCACAATCTCCTGTCCATTGTGGGATCAGAAGTTGTGCAACCCCTGAAAAAGGGCAAAATCGTTCTGGTCTGTAACGGGGAGATATACAATTATTCCCAACTGTATTCTGAGCTTAAAAATAAATCAGGTTATGATTTTAAAACTGACAGTGATTCTGAAGTGGTTTTAGCCCTTCTCACAGAACACTATCATGGTTCCCTATTACAGACTGTTCCTTTGGTTGTGGAACATCTGGATGGAGATTATGCCTTCGCTGCCTACGATGGTAAAGACCTGGTGGCTGTCAGAGACCCTATAGGAGTAAAACCTCTTTACTATGGGACTGAAAATGGTTTATTTGCTTTTGCATCTGAAAGAAAGGCATTATGGAATGTTGGAATAAACAAAACCCATAGTTTACCACCCAGTTTCATGCTACACAATCAAGAATTGGTACCTTTATCCCAAAGATTATCCTGGAAAGAAGATAAGTCCAGGGATGTATCAAATGAATTTTCCAGGGATACTAATACTACCTCAACCAAGGAATATTCACCGGTTATCGTAGCTAATGAATATCTTAAAGATAAAGAGTTCCTTAAAAATATCTTAAAAGGTCATATCATAGAATCTGTGAAAAAAAGAACCAACGGTTTGGATAAGGTGGGAATATTATTCTCGGGGGGTGTAGACAGCACTCTCCTGGCAGTGATATGTAGAGATCTGGGAGTTGAAACTGAATTATACGCAGTGGGTAGTGATGGTTCACAGGATCTCACCTTCGCCCGTAAGGTTGCGGCTGATATAGGTCTCCCCCTACACATACAAGTTATTGATGAGGAAGTGGTGA
The Methanobacterium sp. Maddingley MBC34 genome window above contains:
- a CDS encoding cysteine synthase A (PFAM: Pyridoxal-phosphate dependent enzyme~TIGRFAM: cysteine synthase A; cysteine synthases) codes for the protein MVKIPELTRGIANDITETIGNTPLVRLNRISEGLDAEILVKLESFNPISSVKDRIGVALIEHGEEIGAIKPDSVLIEPTSGNTGIALAFVAAARGYRLILTIPDTMSIERRKLLATFGAEIVLTPGADGMPGAVAKAEELAAKIPNSVLPQQFKNPANPKIHRETTAQEIWRDTDGKVDIVVGGVGTGGTITGLAQALKEKKPEIKAVAVEPATSPVLSTGVKGPHKIQGIGAGFVPEVYQADLIDEVIPIKDEDAGAYLLKLAREEGILAGISSGAATRAAVELAQREENKGKQIVVILPDTGERYLSVGWVFEEIYKNYEDTIPQI
- a CDS encoding asparagine synthase, glutamine-hydrolyzing (PFAM: Asparagine synthase; Glutamine amidotransferases class-II~TIGRFAM: asparagine synthase (glutamine-hydrolyzing)), translating into MCAIAGIFGENINSQLLQMLISMKHRGPDASGVFVDGTIAYGDTDHQKLPEGNFGLGHNLLSIVGSEVVQPLKKGKIVLVCNGEIYNYSQLYSELKNKSGYDFKTDSDSEVVLALLTEHYHGSLLQTVPLVVEHLDGDYAFAAYDGKDLVAVRDPIGVKPLYYGTENGLFAFASERKALWNVGINKTHSLPPSFMLHNQELVPLSQRLSWKEDKSRDVSNEFSRDTNTTSTKEYSPVIVANEYLKDKEFLKNILKGHIIESVKKRTNGLDKVGILFSGGVDSTLLAVICRDLGVETELYAVGSDGSQDLTFARKVAADIGLPLHIQVIDEEVVREYIPLVLNAIEEWNVMKLGVGMTAFLAAEMAHEHGERVILSGQGADELFAGYHRYLGFYQEKGEKAQEDLQDDVENLYHVNLERDDKSTMASSVELRVPYLDLQIINMAMNIPMHYKISGPEDRLRKCILREVASQLSVPPEIVKRPKKAAQYGSGIHKILRKKVLKDPEYMGKLKKTFKFIDI
- a CDS encoding serine O-acetyltransferase (PFAM: Bacterial transferase hexapeptide (three repeats)~TIGRFAM: serine O-acetyltransferase) gives rise to the protein MFERIREDLEMVRMRDPAARSTLEIFFCYPGLHAIWLHRLASWFWNHKLLFLGRLTSTINRLLTGIEIHPGATIGKRVFIDHGMGVVIGETAEVGEDVLIYQGVVLGGTSLEKTKRHPTIGNGVVIGSGAKIIGNIKIGDASKIGAGSVVLKPVPTGSTCVGIPGRVVQEERKCAIDLDHGELPDPVAEVITLLLKRQDEMESQIKELGITSTVMKANGLLTQKTEMEEIFSEGAGI
- a CDS encoding putative transcriptional regulator (PFAM: Helix-turn-helix), yielding MRPPCEIVVWYVIPTIRSELAKELLNLGMKQKEISELLDITQPAVSQYISDKRGHGLKFNDETQNLIREFAEGLVEGKHTQRDIIPHVCQICKKVKTDEILCQLHKEKGKMPTDCDACMSSHLVE